The Polynucleobacter sp. TSB-Sco08W16 genome includes a region encoding these proteins:
- a CDS encoding M3 family metallopeptidase produces the protein MTTSLQNTLPPDLQNNPLLTFGRGIAAYSEVKPEHITPAIEYLLKHAQDAVDLATDSKTPATWDQLAEPLEDATEALGRSWGVISHLNSVADTPELRSAYGAMLPEVTAFFSSLGQNLALYQKFKELSKSSEFAKLNRAQKKVIENSLRDFRLGGAELSDADKPRFSQIQDEQATLGKAFSDHVLDATDGFVHLITNEADLIGLPEDVKAAAADTAQQKNLQGWAFTLHFPSYYPVMQYSENRALRRLMYEAYVTRSSELAPTYAKGKLDWDNTQNMLDQLRLRDEEARMLGFANFAALSLAPKMANTVDEVDLFLTNFASKSKPFAQRDWDELCAFAKTELGLSDGVQPWDAAFAAERLKQARYSFSENELKQYFPLPKVLDGLFGVIQTLFGVKIEAADLPTWHTDVQSFAVKDQSGKIRAYFYLDPYARPGKRGGAWMDDARGRRVLPNGEIQIPVAYLVCNFAPPVKVDGVLRQPTITHDDVITLFHESGHGLHHLLTQVSALGVSGINGVEWDAVELPSQFMENFCWEWEVLEKMTAHVETGKPLPRELFEKILAAKNFQNGLMTLRQVVMSLTDWRLHSSFDVKSAKGQAVLDLSRKMADDFNVIPQPEISRWINTFSHIFAGGYAAGYYSYKWAEVLSADAYSAFEEAAKLTGSVLDPQTGTRYREEILEVGGSRPAAESFKAFRGREPSIDALLRHGGLA, from the coding sequence ATGACTACATCCCTCCAAAATACCCTACCCCCCGATTTACAAAATAATCCCCTACTGACATTTGGTCGTGGGATTGCCGCTTACTCTGAAGTCAAGCCCGAACACATCACACCAGCAATTGAGTATTTGCTCAAACATGCCCAGGATGCGGTTGATCTTGCGACTGACTCAAAGACGCCGGCGACCTGGGATCAGTTGGCCGAGCCTTTGGAGGATGCAACAGAAGCCTTAGGTAGATCATGGGGCGTTATCTCTCATTTGAATAGCGTTGCCGATACCCCAGAATTGAGAAGCGCTTATGGGGCGATGCTTCCTGAGGTCACCGCATTCTTTTCTAGTCTTGGACAAAACTTAGCCCTTTATCAAAAGTTCAAAGAGCTAAGTAAGAGTTCTGAGTTTGCAAAGCTCAATCGTGCGCAGAAAAAGGTGATTGAAAACTCTTTGCGAGATTTTCGTCTTGGTGGCGCAGAACTGAGTGATGCTGATAAACCACGCTTCTCACAGATTCAGGATGAACAGGCCACCTTGGGTAAAGCGTTTTCTGATCATGTATTGGATGCAACAGATGGCTTTGTACACCTCATTACAAACGAAGCAGATCTCATTGGTCTTCCGGAGGATGTCAAAGCGGCGGCTGCCGACACCGCGCAGCAAAAGAATCTGCAAGGCTGGGCTTTTACCCTGCATTTCCCGTCTTACTACCCAGTGATGCAGTACTCAGAGAATCGTGCCCTGCGTCGCTTGATGTATGAGGCCTATGTGACACGCTCTTCAGAGCTTGCTCCCACATATGCCAAAGGTAAGCTCGATTGGGATAACACCCAGAACATGCTTGATCAACTGCGTTTGCGTGATGAAGAAGCACGCATGCTTGGCTTTGCTAATTTTGCAGCCTTAAGCCTAGCGCCCAAGATGGCAAATACCGTAGATGAGGTAGATCTCTTCCTCACCAACTTTGCTAGCAAGTCAAAACCATTTGCTCAAAGAGATTGGGATGAGCTTTGCGCATTCGCCAAGACTGAATTAGGTTTAAGTGATGGAGTACAGCCTTGGGATGCCGCATTTGCAGCAGAGCGCTTAAAGCAAGCGCGTTATTCATTCTCCGAAAATGAACTCAAACAATACTTCCCGCTTCCAAAAGTATTGGATGGTTTATTTGGTGTTATTCAGACTTTGTTTGGCGTCAAGATTGAAGCTGCTGACTTACCAACCTGGCATACAGATGTGCAATCCTTTGCCGTAAAAGATCAGTCAGGAAAAATACGGGCTTATTTCTACCTAGACCCCTATGCCCGCCCTGGCAAGCGTGGTGGAGCCTGGATGGATGATGCTCGTGGTCGCAGAGTATTACCTAATGGGGAAATTCAGATACCGGTCGCCTATTTAGTATGTAACTTTGCACCGCCCGTTAAAGTTGATGGTGTTTTGCGCCAACCGACCATCACTCATGATGATGTCATCACCCTCTTCCATGAAAGTGGTCATGGTCTGCATCACCTCCTGACGCAAGTAAGCGCTTTGGGAGTGTCTGGCATCAATGGAGTCGAGTGGGATGCGGTGGAATTACCAAGTCAATTTATGGAAAACTTCTGCTGGGAATGGGAAGTGCTTGAGAAAATGACTGCCCATGTAGAAACCGGTAAGCCATTACCTCGTGAACTGTTTGAGAAAATTCTTGCTGCTAAGAATTTCCAGAATGGCTTAATGACTTTGCGTCAAGTTGTGATGTCGTTAACCGATTGGAGATTACATTCGAGTTTTGATGTCAAAAGCGCTAAGGGACAAGCAGTTCTTGATCTCTCCAGAAAGATGGCTGATGACTTTAATGTTATTCCGCAACCCGAGATCTCACGCTGGATCAATACGTTTAGTCATATCTTTGCTGGTGGCTACGCAGCAGGCTATTACAGCTATAAGTGGGCTGAGGTTTTATCGGCTGATGCTTACTCGGCCTTTGAAGAGGCTGCCAAACTGACCGGCTCAGTACTTGATCCACAAACAGGAACGCGTTACAGAGAAGAAATTCTGGAGGTTGGTGGAAGCCGCCCTGCTGCTGAATCCTTTAAGGCATTCCGCGGTAGGGAGCCCAGTATTGATGCGTTACTGAGACATGGTGGATTGGCTTAA
- a CDS encoding glutathione S-transferase, which yields MMPILYSYRRCPYAMRARMALKYAGIEYEHREIALRDKPKSMLEVSPKGTVPVLCTNEKIIDQSLDIMHWALEKFDPDGWKSVDVGLAKEWIDKNDGPFKKLLDQYKYPNRHPELKPAVILGSATALMLRPLEEALNSNQYLLSKQMTWVDVAIFPFIRQFSMVNPQGFDSLPFPKTKKWLEHHLKSELFNSVMEKHPTWVE from the coding sequence ATGATGCCCATTTTGTACTCCTACAGAAGATGCCCTTATGCCATGAGGGCTCGCATGGCATTGAAATATGCTGGCATTGAGTATGAGCACCGCGAGATTGCCCTAAGAGATAAGCCAAAATCGATGCTCGAAGTCTCACCTAAGGGCACTGTTCCTGTTCTGTGCACAAACGAAAAGATTATTGATCAAAGCCTAGATATCATGCATTGGGCTCTAGAAAAGTTTGATCCAGATGGCTGGAAGAGTGTTGATGTGGGCTTGGCAAAAGAATGGATTGATAAGAATGACGGCCCATTTAAAAAACTCTTGGACCAATACAAGTACCCTAATCGACATCCCGAGTTAAAACCTGCAGTCATACTAGGTAGTGCAACTGCATTAATGCTTAGACCTCTTGAAGAGGCACTCAATTCAAATCAATACCTGTTGAGCAAGCAAATGACATGGGTGGATGTCGCTATCTTTCCGTTCATCAGGCAGTTCTCGATGGTAAACCCACAGGGATTTGATAGTTTGCCATTTCCAAAAACTAAAAAATGGCTAGAGCATCACCTCAAGTCTGAGTTATTCAACTCAGTGATGGAAAAACATCCCACTTGGGTGGAGTAA
- the ntrC gene encoding nitrogen regulation protein NR(I): MKPIWIVDDDQSIRWVLEKALARENIPHKSFSNPNDVLNALEKDTPQVLISDIRMPRGNGLDLLQHVKASHPNLPVIIMTAYSDLDSAVSSFQGGAFEYLTKPFDVEKAVELIHRAVEQGIRSESGAKEFAGLRQDSAEIIGQAPAMQEIFRAIGRLAQSHATVLITGESGAGKELVAHALHKHSPRAKGPFISLSTSAVPKDLLESELFGHERGAFPGAQTLRRGRFEQADGGTLFLGEIGDLPFDLQTRLLRVLTDGHFYRIGGQDPIKANVRIIASTHQNLEQRVVAGLFREDLMHRLNVIRLRMPALRERSEDIPILAKHFMLTCAKSLNVEPKKLSDEVLKEMSNMPFPGNVRQLENLCHWLTVMTPANVIGVSDLPADIVSEATDQLVVLQGESSPSNPVATKSVSGDWESGLGRLAVKMLQDGDKEVYDALCSRFEKAVLQAALEVTRGRRVEAAQRLGIGRNTITRKLQELGIDD, translated from the coding sequence ATGAAACCAATTTGGATCGTCGACGATGACCAATCTATTCGTTGGGTTTTAGAAAAAGCCTTAGCGCGAGAGAATATTCCCCATAAGAGTTTCTCCAATCCAAATGATGTGCTTAACGCGCTGGAAAAAGATACTCCACAGGTTTTAATTTCAGATATCCGTATGCCGCGTGGCAATGGCTTGGATCTTTTGCAGCATGTCAAAGCAAGTCATCCTAATTTGCCCGTTATCATCATGACAGCGTATTCGGATTTGGATTCTGCGGTGTCATCGTTCCAAGGCGGTGCTTTTGAATACCTTACAAAACCATTTGATGTAGAAAAAGCGGTGGAGTTAATTCATCGTGCGGTAGAACAGGGTATCCGAAGTGAATCAGGCGCTAAAGAATTTGCTGGTTTGAGACAGGACTCCGCTGAGATCATTGGTCAAGCCCCTGCTATGCAAGAGATTTTCCGAGCCATTGGTCGTCTGGCTCAATCTCATGCAACCGTGCTCATTACTGGTGAGTCTGGTGCAGGTAAAGAGTTGGTAGCGCATGCACTGCATAAGCATAGTCCTCGAGCTAAGGGGCCATTCATCTCGCTGAGCACTTCCGCAGTACCTAAAGATTTACTGGAATCAGAGCTCTTCGGTCATGAGCGTGGTGCTTTCCCTGGGGCTCAGACATTACGTCGTGGACGTTTTGAGCAAGCGGATGGGGGCACGCTCTTTCTGGGTGAGATTGGTGACTTACCATTTGATTTACAAACCAGACTCTTGCGCGTACTGACAGACGGGCACTTCTACCGTATTGGTGGGCAGGATCCAATCAAGGCTAATGTTCGCATCATTGCCTCTACTCATCAAAATCTAGAGCAACGTGTTGTCGCAGGCTTGTTCCGCGAAGACTTAATGCATCGTCTTAATGTGATTCGTTTGCGCATGCCAGCTTTGCGCGAGCGTAGTGAAGATATTCCAATCTTGGCAAAGCATTTCATGCTTACTTGTGCCAAGTCTTTAAATGTAGAACCCAAAAAACTCTCCGATGAAGTGCTCAAGGAGATGAGTAACATGCCTTTCCCAGGTAATGTACGTCAACTTGAGAACCTCTGTCATTGGTTAACCGTGATGACTCCTGCCAATGTAATCGGTGTGAGTGATCTGCCGGCCGATATTGTGTCGGAGGCTACGGACCAGTTAGTGGTTTTACAGGGTGAGTCTTCACCAAGCAATCCGGTGGCTACAAAATCTGTTTCAGGTGATTGGGAAAGTGGTCTTGGTCGTTTAGCAGTCAAAATGCTGCAGGACGGTGACAAAGAAGTCTACGATGCGCTATGCTCACGTTTTGAGAAAGCTGTATTGCAGGCTGCGTTGGAGGTTACACGTGGCCGCCGAGTTGAGGCTGCTCAGCGTCTGGGTATTGGCCGCAATACGATTACAAGAAAACTGCAGGAACTGGGGATAGATGACTGA
- a CDS encoding response regulator transcription factor, with protein MNLSTSSKPNQAEVVYVVDDDEAVRDSLTWLLESNGYVVRCHASAERFLQSLQSTDKSTISCAILDVRMPGMSGLELQERLISENLPMPVAFITGHGDVSMAVSTMKRGAVDFIEKPFKENDLCGLVDRMLAKARVDYSQASQRKITQSLLSKLTGRERQVLERIVAGRLNKQIADDLGISIKTVEAHRANIMEKLNVNTVADLLRLALSDPQPN; from the coding sequence ATGAACTTAAGCACTAGCAGCAAACCAAATCAGGCCGAAGTTGTCTACGTCGTCGATGATGATGAAGCAGTGCGCGACTCCCTCACCTGGCTTCTCGAAAGCAATGGTTATGTAGTCCGCTGCCATGCAAGTGCTGAACGTTTCTTGCAGTCCCTGCAAAGTACGGATAAATCCACGATCTCTTGTGCCATTCTGGATGTGCGCATGCCCGGCATGTCTGGCCTTGAATTACAAGAGCGTTTGATTAGCGAAAATTTACCAATGCCAGTAGCTTTCATTACTGGTCATGGCGATGTCTCTATGGCAGTTTCCACTATGAAACGTGGTGCAGTAGATTTCATTGAAAAGCCATTTAAAGAAAATGACCTCTGTGGTTTAGTCGATCGCATGCTTGCTAAAGCACGAGTCGATTACTCTCAAGCAAGTCAGCGCAAGATTACCCAAAGCTTACTTAGCAAGCTTACTGGTCGTGAGCGACAAGTATTGGAGCGCATTGTTGCCGGTCGCCTAAATAAACAAATTGCGGATGATCTTGGTATCTCCATCAAGACTGTTGAAGCGCACCGCGCCAACATCATGGAAAAGCTGAACGTCAATACCGTAGCAGACTTGTTGCGCCTTGCCCTGTCTGATCCACAACCAAATTAA
- the glnL gene encoding nitrogen regulation protein NR(II), whose protein sequence is MLRNSFKGAASAAPFFPTLLDQMPNAIVVFEAESQQLVYVNPAAESALDLSRKSLEGQSVHDLFGDNEALNSMIAEVKLGHVMANRQEMVLHSLPGSIHQDSIPAHVVVAALEDPALIMMEWFPIDQQLRSERDERVTQQVEANKQLMRNLAHEIKNPLGGIRGAAQLLEFELPEKGLREYTQVIIKESDRLQTLVDRLLAPHRKAHVIESFNVHEALERVRSLVLAEFPKGLRIIRNYDTSLPDVLGDREQLIQAVLNIVHNAAQALSEEISQGVAQIELKTRVARSVTIAKHRYKLAMDLHVIDNGPGIPKEIIERIFFPLVSGREGGSGLGLTLAQTFVQQHQGFIACDSRPGRTDFHIQIPYRRQEKAS, encoded by the coding sequence TTGTTGCGCAATTCGTTCAAGGGAGCAGCTTCGGCTGCTCCTTTTTTTCCGACATTGCTCGATCAGATGCCCAATGCCATTGTGGTTTTTGAGGCGGAAAGTCAACAATTGGTTTATGTGAATCCTGCTGCTGAGTCAGCGCTTGATCTCTCACGTAAATCACTTGAAGGCCAATCTGTGCATGATTTATTTGGTGACAATGAGGCCTTAAACAGCATGATTGCTGAAGTAAAGCTCGGTCACGTGATGGCAAACCGCCAAGAAATGGTTCTGCATTCTTTGCCGGGCAGTATTCATCAAGATAGTATTCCGGCTCATGTGGTGGTAGCTGCATTAGAGGATCCCGCATTAATCATGATGGAATGGTTTCCAATTGATCAGCAGTTGCGTAGTGAGCGTGATGAGCGTGTAACACAACAAGTGGAAGCAAATAAGCAATTGATGCGCAATCTAGCGCATGAGATTAAAAATCCATTGGGTGGTATTCGAGGGGCAGCTCAGTTGCTGGAGTTTGAGTTGCCTGAAAAAGGCTTGCGTGAATATACACAAGTCATTATTAAAGAATCCGATCGCTTACAGACCTTAGTGGATCGCCTATTGGCACCCCATCGCAAGGCTCATGTGATTGAATCCTTCAATGTACATGAGGCACTAGAGCGTGTTCGTAGTTTGGTGTTGGCGGAGTTTCCCAAGGGCCTACGCATCATTCGGAACTATGACACTAGCTTGCCAGATGTCTTGGGTGATCGTGAGCAACTGATTCAAGCGGTACTTAATATTGTGCATAACGCTGCCCAGGCTCTTTCTGAAGAGATTAGTCAGGGCGTTGCGCAAATTGAATTAAAGACGAGGGTGGCGCGTTCTGTCACGATTGCAAAACATCGCTACAAATTAGCAATGGATTTGCATGTCATTGATAACGGCCCTGGAATTCCTAAAGAAATTATTGAGCGCATTTTCTTTCCGCTAGTTTCTGGGCGAGAAGGGGGTAGCGGCTTAGGCCTTACTTTGGCACAAACCTTTGTTCAACAACATCAGGGCTTTATTGCTTGTGATAGTCGCCCTGGACGTACCGATTTCCACATTCAAATTCCATACCGTAGGCAGGAGAAAGCATCATGA
- the folD gene encoding bifunctional methylenetetrahydrofolate dehydrogenase/methenyltetrahydrofolate cyclohydrolase FolD, producing MPAQLLDGNALSKKLRAEIAARGAIVTAKGVRPGLAVIVVGENPASQVYVRNKVKACEEVGFHSVLERYPAELGEEELLARIATLNADPSIHGILVQLPLPEHIAAERVLEAIVPEKDVDGFHVANAGALMVGQPEFKPCTPYGCMKILESIDYPIRGARAVIVGASNIVGKPMAMLLLQAGATVTICNSKTRDLAHHTKDADILVVATGKPKMISGDMVKNGAVVIDVGINRLPDGKLCGDVDFDAAKYVAGWITPVPGGVGPMTITMLLMNTLEAAEKAAKL from the coding sequence ATGCCTGCTCAATTACTCGACGGAAACGCCCTCTCTAAGAAACTACGCGCAGAAATCGCTGCACGTGGCGCCATTGTTACAGCTAAAGGAGTTCGCCCAGGTCTAGCAGTAATCGTTGTTGGCGAAAATCCCGCTAGCCAAGTGTACGTTCGCAATAAAGTCAAAGCTTGCGAAGAGGTAGGCTTTCATTCTGTTCTTGAGCGCTACCCTGCTGAATTAGGTGAAGAAGAATTACTTGCTCGTATCGCCACCTTAAATGCTGATCCTTCGATTCATGGCATCTTGGTGCAATTACCGCTACCTGAACACATTGCAGCCGAGCGCGTACTCGAAGCGATTGTCCCAGAAAAAGATGTCGATGGTTTTCATGTTGCCAATGCTGGCGCTTTAATGGTCGGCCAACCAGAATTCAAGCCCTGCACCCCTTACGGATGCATGAAGATTCTCGAAAGCATTGATTACCCAATCCGTGGTGCTCGCGCGGTGATTGTTGGCGCCTCTAATATTGTGGGTAAGCCTATGGCGATGTTGCTCCTGCAAGCTGGCGCAACAGTGACGATTTGCAACAGTAAGACCCGTGATTTAGCTCACCACACCAAAGACGCAGACATCCTGGTAGTTGCCACTGGCAAACCAAAGATGATCTCCGGCGATATGGTCAAAAATGGTGCTGTAGTCATTGATGTGGGCATTAACCGCCTGCCCGACGGCAAGCTTTGTGGCGATGTGGATTTTGATGCTGCCAAGTATGTAGCTGGCTGGATTACCCCTGTTCCTGGTGGTGTCGGCCCCATGACAATTACCATGCTCTTAATGAATACTTTAGAGGCTGCAGAAAAAGCAGCCAAGCTATAG
- the xth gene encoding exodeoxyribonuclease III has protein sequence MTDSIRIAAWNVNSLKVRLPHVLRWLQDQEKKKEPIDGLCLQELKLTDDKYPHSELEAAGYLSLAAGQKTYNGVAIIVRKAALASIASDAATTFLKPIRNIPNYQDEQQRILAATIPFAGMQPVRLVSAYFPNGQSPDSDKFAYKLNWLNSLQTWLASELEQNQRLALLGDFNIAPEDQDVHDPKAWEGQNLVSPPERNAFQELINLGFSDSFRMFEQAPKTYSWWDYRMMGFRRNAGMRIDHILLSEALKEKCSASVVDKEPRAWEQPSDHAPVIATIKKA, from the coding sequence ATGACTGATTCAATTCGAATTGCGGCGTGGAATGTGAATTCCTTAAAAGTTCGCCTTCCACACGTACTTCGTTGGTTGCAAGATCAGGAAAAAAAGAAAGAGCCGATTGATGGGCTTTGCTTGCAAGAGCTTAAGCTTACGGATGATAAGTACCCCCATTCAGAATTAGAGGCAGCTGGCTACCTTAGCCTTGCTGCAGGGCAAAAGACCTATAACGGTGTCGCCATCATTGTGCGTAAGGCTGCATTAGCCTCGATTGCCTCAGATGCTGCTACCACTTTCTTAAAACCCATCAGAAACATACCGAACTACCAAGATGAGCAGCAGCGCATTCTGGCTGCAACGATTCCTTTCGCTGGTATGCAGCCAGTACGACTGGTATCAGCCTACTTCCCTAATGGGCAGTCACCTGATAGCGATAAGTTTGCTTACAAGCTCAATTGGCTCAACTCACTACAAACTTGGCTAGCAAGCGAACTGGAGCAAAACCAACGCTTGGCCCTATTGGGTGATTTCAATATCGCTCCTGAAGATCAAGATGTCCACGATCCTAAGGCATGGGAAGGGCAGAATTTAGTCTCCCCACCAGAGCGCAATGCCTTTCAGGAGCTCATTAACCTTGGCTTCTCTGATTCCTTCAGAATGTTTGAGCAAGCACCCAAAACCTATAGCTGGTGGGACTATCGCATGATGGGCTTCAGAAGAAATGCAGGCATGCGTATTGATCACATCTTGCTTAGTGAAGCCCTCAAAGAAAAATGTAGCGCTAGCGTAGTGGATAAAGAGCCAAGAGCCTGGGAGCAGCCGTCTGATCATGCTCCAGTAATTGCCACCATCAAAAAAGCTTAG